In Sphingomonas sp. PAMC26645, one DNA window encodes the following:
- a CDS encoding biopolymer transporter ExbD: protein MAMSGGKEDGAPMMEMNMTPLIDVLLVLLIMFIITIPIQTHAVKVDLPVNSKNQPQNPVDPQKNKISIDPAGTVAWNGSPVDEVTLRQYLDQSAGMTPEPELHFQPDPESKYEVVDRTLAVIKRSAITKLGFIGNEQYRNAF, encoded by the coding sequence ATGGCAATGAGCGGCGGCAAAGAAGATGGCGCGCCGATGATGGAAATGAACATGACGCCGTTGATCGACGTCCTGCTCGTTCTCCTCATCATGTTCATCATCACGATCCCCATTCAGACGCATGCGGTGAAGGTCGACCTTCCGGTCAACAGCAAGAACCAGCCGCAGAACCCGGTCGATCCGCAGAAGAACAAGATCTCGATCGATCCCGCCGGTACGGTCGCATGGAACGGTTCGCCGGTCGACGAGGTGACGCTGCGCCAGTATCTGGACCAGTCCGCCGGCATGACGCCAGAGCCCGAACTCCACTTCCAGCCCGATCCCGAATCGAAGTATGAAGTGGTCGATCGCACGCTGGCCGTCATCAAGCGGTCCGCGATCACCAAGCTCGGCTTCATCGGCAACGAGCAGTATCGCAACGCCTTCTAG